Proteins encoded in a region of the Equus asinus isolate D_3611 breed Donkey chromosome X, EquAss-T2T_v2, whole genome shotgun sequence genome:
- the MED12 gene encoding mediator of RNA polymerase II transcription subunit 12 isoform X4, translating to MAAFGILSYEHRPLKRPRLGPPDVYPQDPKQKEDELTALNVKQGFNNQPAVSGDEHGSAKNVNFNPAKISSNFSSIIAEKLRCNTLPDTGRRKPQVNQKDNFWLVTARSQSAINTWFTDLAGTKPLTQLAKKVPIFSKKEEVFGYLAKYTVPVMRAAWLIKMTCAYYAAITETKVKKRHVIDPFMEWTQIITKYLWEQLQKMAEYYRPGPAGSGGCGSTIGPLPHDVEVAIRQWDYNEKLAMFMFQDGMLDRHEFLTWVLECFEKIRPGEDELLKLLLPLLLRYSGEFVQSAYLSRRLAYFCTRRLALQLDGVSSHSSHVMSAQSTGTLPTTPAPQPPTSSTPSTPFSDLLMCPQHRPLVFGLSCILQTILLCCPSALVWHYSLTDSRIKTGSPLDHLPIAPSNLPMPEGNSAFTQQVRAKLREIEQQIKERGQAVEVRWSFDKCQEATAGFTIGRVLHTLEVLDSHSFERSDFSNSLDSLCNRIFGLGPSKDGHEISSDDDAVVSLLCEWAVSCKRSGRHRAMVVAKLLEKRQAEIEAERCGESEAADEKGSIASGSLSAPSAPIFQDVLLQFLDTQAPMLTDPRSESERVEFFNLVLLFCELIRHDVFSHNMYTCTLISRGDLAFGAPGPRPPSPFDDPADDPERKEAEGSSSSKLEDPGLSESMDIDPSSSVLFEDMEKPDFSLFSPTMPCEGKGSPSPEKPDVEKEVKPPPKEKIEGTLGVLYDQPRHVQYATHFPIPQEESCSHECNQRLVVLFGVGKQRDDARHAIKKITKDILKVLNRKGTAETDQLAPIVPLNPGDLTFLGGEDGQKRRRNRPEAFPTAEDIFAKFQHLSHYDQHQVTAQVSRNVLEQITSFALGMSYHLPLVQHVQFIFDLMEYSLSISGLIDFAIQLLNELSVVEAELLLKSSDLVGSYTTSLCLCIVAVLRHYHACLILNQDQMAQVFEGLCGVVKHGMNRSDGSSAERCILAYLYDLYTSCSHLKSKFGELFSDFCSKVKNTIYCNVEPSESNMRWAPEFMIDTLENPAAHTFTYTGLGKSLSENPANRYSFVCNALMHVCVGHHDPDRVNDIAILCAELTGYCKSLSAEWLGVLKALCCSSNNGTCGFNDLLCNVDVSDLSFHDSLATFVAILIARQCLLLEDLIRCAAIPSLLNAACSEQDSEPGARLTCRILLHLFKTPQLNPCQSDGTPSPDKPTVGIRSSCDRHLLAASQNRIVDGAVFAVLKAVFVLGDAELKGSGFTVTGGTEELPEEEGGGGSGGRRQGGRNISVETASLDVYAKYVLRSICQQEWVGERCLKSLCEDSNDLQDPVLSSAQAQRLMQLICYPHRLLDNEDGENPQRQRIKRILQNLDQWTMRQSSLELQLMIKQTPNNEMNSLLENIAKATIEVFQQSAETGSSSGNTASNMPSSSKTKPVLSSLERSGVWLVAPLIAKLPTSVQGHVLKAAGEELEKGQHLGSSSRKERDRQKQKSMSLLSQQPFLSLVLTCLKGQDEQREGLLTSLYSQVHQIVNNWRDDQYLDDCKPKQLMHEALKLRLNLVGGMFDTVQRSTQQTTEWAVLLLEIIISGTVDMQSNNELFTTVLDMLSVLINGTLAADMSSISQGSMEENKRAYMNLVKKLRKELGERQSDSLEKVRQLLPLPKQTRDVITCEPQGSLIDTKGNKIAGFDSIFKKEGLQVSTKQKISPWDLFEGLKPSAPLSWGWFGTVRVDRRVARGEEQQRLLLYHTHLRPRPRAYYLEPLPLPPEDEEPPAPTPLEPEKKAPEPPKTDKPGAAPPSTEERKKKSTKGKKRSQPAAKTEDYGMGPGRSGPYGVTVPPDLLHHANPGSISHLSYRQGSIGLYTQNQPLPAGGPRVDPYRPMRLPMQKLPTRPPYPGVLPTAVTGVMGLEPSSYKTSVYRQQQPAVPQGQRLRQQLQQSQGMLGQSSVHQMTPSSSYGLQTSQGYTPYVSHVGLQQHTGPAGTMVPPSYSSQPYQSTHPSTNPTLVDPTRHLQQRPSGYVHQQAPTYGHGLTSSQRFSHQTLQQTPMMGTMTPLGAQGVQAGVRSASILPEQQQQQQQQQQQQQQQQQQQQQQQQQQQQQQYHIRQQQQQQILRQQQQQQQQQQQQQQQQQQQQQQQQQQQQAHQQQQQQAAPPQPQPQSQPQFQRQGLQQTQQQQQTAALVRQLQQQLSNTQPQPSTNLFGRF from the exons ATGGCGGCCTTCGGGATCTTGAGCTACGAACACCGGCCCCTGAAGCGGCCGCGGCTGGGGCCTCCCGATGTGTACCCTCAAGATCCCAAACAGAAGGAG GATGAACTGACGGCCCTGAATGTAAAACAAGGCTTCAATAACCAGCCTGCTGTCTCTGGGGATGAACATGGCAGTGCCAAGAACGTCAACTTCAATCCTGCCAAG ATCAGTTCCAACTTCAGCAGCATTATTGCAGAGAAGTTACGTTGTAACACCCTCCCTGACACTGGTCGCAGGAAGCCCCAAGTGAACCAGAAGGACAACTTCTGGCTGGTGACGGCGCGATCCCAGAGTGCCATTAACACCTGGTTCACTGACCTGGCTGGCACCAAGCCACTCACACAACTAGCCAAAAAG GTCCCCATTTTCAGTAAGAAGGAAGAAGTGTTTGGGTACTTAGCCAAATACACAGTGCCTGTGATGCGGGCTGCCTGGCTCATTAAGATGACCTGTGCCTACTATGCAGCAATCACTGAGACCAAGGTTAAGAAGAGACATGTCATTGACCCCTTCATGG AATGGACTCAGATCATCACCAAGTACTTATGGGAGCAGCTGCAAAAGATGGCTGAATACTACCGGCCAGGGCCTGCAGGAAGCGGGGGCTGTGGTTCCACTATAGGGCCCTTGCCCCATGATGTAGAAGTGGCAATCCGGCAGTGGGACTACAATGAGAAGCTGGCCATGTTCATGTTTCAG GATGGAATGCTGGACAGACATGAGTTCCTGACCTGGGTACTTGAGTGTTTTGAGAAAATCCGCCCTGGAGAGGATGAATTGCTTAAACTGCTGTTGCCCCTGCTGCTTCGA TACTCTGGGGAATTCGTTCAGTCTGCATACCTCTCTCGCCGCCTTGCCTACTTCTGTACCCGGAGGCTGGCCCTGCAGCTGGATGGCGTGAGCAGTCACTCGTCTCATGTGATGTCTGCTCAGTCGACAGGCACACTGCCCACCACCCCTGCTCCTCAGCCCCCGACTAGCAGCACACCCTCTACACCCTTTAGTGACCTACTTATGTGCCCTCAGCACCGGCCCCTAGTTTTTGGCCTCAGCTGTATCCTTCAG ACCATCCTCCTGTGTTGTCCTAGTGCCCTGGTTTGGCACTACTCACTGACTGATAGCCGAATTAAGACTGGCTCACCACTTGACCACCTGCCTATTGCCCCCTCCAACCTGCCCATGCCAGAGGGCAACAGTGCCTTCACTCAGCAG GTCCGTGCAAAGTTGCGGGAGATTGAGCAGCAGATCAAGGAGCGAGGACAGGCAGTTGAGGTTCGCTGGTCTTTTGATAAGTGCCAGGAAGCTACTGCAG GCTTCACCATTGGACGGGTGCTCCATACTTTGGAAGTGCTGGACAGCCATAGTTTTGAGCGCTCTGACTTCAGCAACTCTCTTGACTCCTTGTGTAACCGAATCTTTGGATTGGGGCCTAGCAAGGATGGGCATGAG ATCTCCTCAGATGATGATGCTGTGGTATCATTACTGTGTGAATGGGCTGTCAGCTGCAAGCGTTCTGGTCGGCATCGTGCTATGGTGGTAGCCAAGCTGCTGGAGAAGAGACAGGCAGAGATTGAGGCTGAG CGTTGTGGAGAATCAGAAGCCGCAGATGAAAAGGGTTCCATCGCCTCTGGCTCCCTTTCTGCTCCTAGTGCTCCCATTTTCCAGGATGTTCTCCTGCAGTTTCTGGATACACAGGCTCCCATGCTGA CGGACCCCCGAAGTGAGAGTGAGCGGGTGGAGTTCTTTAACTTGGTACTGCTGTTCTGTGAACTCATTCGACATGATGTTTTCTCCCACAACATGTATACTTGCACCCTCATCTCCCGAGGGGACCTTGCCTTTGGAGCCCCTGGTCCCCGGCCTCCGTCTCCCTTTGATGACCCTGCTGATGATCCAGAGCGCAAGGAGGCTGAGGGCAGCAGCAGTAGCAAGCTGGAG GATCCGGGGCTCTCGGAGTCTATGGACATAGACCCTAGTTCCAGTGTACTGTTTGAGGACATGGAGAAGCCTGATTTCTCA TTGTTCTCTCCTACTATGCCCTGTGAGGGGAAGGGCAGTCCATCCCCTGAGAAACCAGATGTTGAGAAGGAGGTGAAGCCCCCACCCAAGGAGAAGATAGAAGGGACCCTTGGGGTTCTTTATGACCAGCCACGGCATGTGCAGTATGCCACACACTTTCCCATCCCCCAG GAGGAGTCATGCAGCCATGAGTGCAACCAGCGGTTGGTCGTACTGTTTGGGGTGGGAAAGCAGCGAGATGATGCCCGACATGCCATCAAGAAAATAACCAAGGATATCCTGAAGGTTCTGAACCGCAAGGGGACGGCGGAAACTG ACCAGCTTGCTCCTATTGTGCCTCTGAATCCTGGAGACCTGACATTCTTAG GTGGGGAGGATGGGCAGAAGCGACGGCGCAACCGGCCTGAAGCCTTCCCCACTGCTGAAGATATCTTTGCTAAGTTCCAGCATCTTTCACATTATGACCAACACCAGGTCACGGCTCAG GTCTCCCGGAATGTTCTGGAGCAGATCACAAGTTTTGCCCTTGGCATGTCATACCACTTGCCTCTGGTGCAGCATGTGCAGTTCATCTTCGACCTCATGGAATATTCACTCAGCATCAGTGGCCTCATCGACTTTGCCATTCAG CTACTGAATGAACTGAGTGTAGTTGAGGCTGAGTTGCTTCTCAAATCCTCGGATCTGGTGGGCAGCTACACTACCAGCCTGTGCCTGTGCATTGTGGCTGTCCTGCGGCACTATCATGCCTGCCTCATCCTCAACCAGGACCAGATGGCACAGGTCTTTGAGGG GCTGTGTGGCGTAGTGAAGCATGGGATGAACCGGTCAGATGGCTCCTCTGCAGAACGCTGTATCCTTGCTTATCTCTATGATCTGTACACCTCCTGTAGCCATTTAAAGAGCAAATTTGGGGAGCTCTTCAG CGACTTCTGCTCCAAGGTGAAGAACACCATCTACTGCAACGTGGAGCCGTCAGAATCCAATATGCGCTGGGCACCTGAGTTCATGATTGACACTCTGGAGAACCCTGCAGCTCACACCTTCACCTACACGGGGCTAGGCAAGAGTCTTAGTGAGAACCCTGCTAACCGCTACAGCTTTGTCTGCAATGCCCTTATGCACGTCTGTGTGGGGCACCATGATCCCGATAG GGTGAATGACATCGCAATCCTGTGTGCAGAGCTGACCGGCTATTGCAAGTCACTGAGTGCGGAATGGCTAGGAGTCCTTAAAGCCTTGTGCTGCTCCTCTAACAATGGCACTTGTGGTTTCAACGACCTCCTCTGCAATGTAGAT GTCAGTGACCTGTCTTTTCATGATTCCCTGGCTACTTTTGTTGCCATCCTCATCGCTCGGCAGTGTTTGCTCCTAGAGGATCTGATTCGCTGTgctgccatcccttcactcctTAATGCTG CTTGCAGTGAGCAGGATTCTGAGCCCGGGGCCCGACTTACCTGCCGCATCCTCCTTCACCTTTTCAAGACACCTCAACTCAATCCTTGCCAGTCGGATGGAA CTCCTTCCCCAGACAAGCCTACTGTAGGAATCCGCTCCTCCTGTGACCGCCACCTGCTGGCTGCCTCCCAGAACCGCATCGTGGATGGAGCTGTGTTTGCTGTTCTCAAGGCTGTGTTTGTACTTG GCGATGCGGAACTGAAGGGTTCAGGCTTCACTGTGACAGGAGGAACAGAAGAACTtccagaggaggaggggggaggtggCAGTGGCGGTCGGAGGCAGGGTGGCCGCAACATCTCTGTGGAGACAGCCAGTCTGGATGTCTATGCCAAGTACGTGCTGCGCAGCATCTGCCAACAG GAATGGGTAGGAGAACGTTGCCTTAAATCGCTGTGTGAGGACAGCAATGACCTACAAGACCCAGTGTTGAGTAGCGCCCAGGCCCAGCGCCTCATGCAGCTCATCTGCTACCCACATCGGCTGCTGGACAATGAGGATGGGGAAAATCCCCAGCGACAACGCATTAAGCGTATTCTCCAG AACTTGGACCAGTGGACCATGCGTCAGTCTTCCCTGGAGCTGCAGCTCATGATCAAGCAGACCCCTAACAAT GAGATGAACTCCCTCTTAGAGAACATTGCCAAGGCCACAATCGAGGTGTTCCAACAGTCAGCAGAGACAGGGTCATCTTCTGGAAACACTGCAAGCAACATGCCCAGCAGCAGCAAGACCAAGCCTGTGCTCAG CTCTCTGGAGCGCTCTGGTGTATGGCTGGTGGCCCCCCTCATTGCTAAACTGCCCACCTCAGTCCAGGGGCATGTGTTAAAGGCTGCTGGGGAGGAATTGGAGAAGGGCCAGCACCTGGGTTCCTCTTCCCGCAAAGAACGTGATCGACAAAAGCAAAAGAG TATGTCCCTGTTGAGCCAGCAGCCTTTCTTGTCCCTGGTGCTGACGTGTCTGAAAGGGCAGGATGAGCAGCGTGAGGGACTCCTTACCTCCCTTTACAGCCAAGTGCACCAG ATTGTGAATAATTGGCGAGATGACCAGTACTTAGATGATTGCAAACCAAAGCAGCTAATGCATGAGGCACTCAAACTGCGGCTCAACCTG GTGGGGGGCATGTTTGACACGGTGCAGCGCAGCACCCAACAGACCACAGAGTGGGCTGTGCTCCTCCTGGAGATCATCATCAGCGGCACTGTCGACATGCAGTCCAACAA CGAGCTCTTCACCACTGTATTGGACATGCTGAGCGTGCTCATCAATGGGACCCTGGCTGCGGACATGTCCAGCATCTCTCAAGGCAGCATGGAGGAAAACAAACGTGCCTACATGAACCTGGTGAAGAAGCTGCGG AAAGAGTTGGGGGAGCGCCAATCAGACAGTCTGGAAAAAGTTCGCcagctgctgccactgcccaAGCAGACCCGAGATGTCATCACATGTGAGCCACAGGGCTCCCTTATTGACACCAAGGGCAACAAGATTGCCGGCTTTGATTCCATCTTCAAGAAAGAG GGTCTACAGGTTTCCACCAAACAAAAGATCTCTCCCTGGGATCTTTTTGAGGGGCTGAAGCCGTCTGCACCACTCTCTTGGGGCTGGTTTGGAACAGTCCGGGTCGACAGGCGAGTGGCCCGAGGCGAGGAGCAGCAGCGGTTGCTGCTCTACCACACACACCTGCGGCCCCGGCCCCGTGCCTATTACCTGgagccactgccactgccaccagAGGATGAGGAGCCCCCCGCTCCCACCCCGCTAGAGCCTGAGAAAAAGGCTCCAGAGCCCCCCAAAACTGACAAGCCTGGGGCTGCTCCACCTAGTACTGAGGAACGCAAGAAGAAGTCCACGAAGGGCAAGAAACGCAGCCAGCCTGCTGCCAAGACAGAG GACTATGGAATGGGCCCAGGGCGGAGTGGCCCCTATGGTGTGACCGTGCCTCCGGACCTCCTGCACCACGCCAACCCTGGTTCCATATCCCACCTTAGCTACAGGCAGGGTTCCATAGGCCTGTACACCCAGAACCAGCCACTACCTGCAG GTGGCCCTCGTGTGGACCCATACCGCCCTATGCGGTTACCAATGCAGAAGCTGCCGACTCGACCACCTTACCCTGGAGTGCTACCCACAGCCGTGACTGGCGTCATGGGACTGGAACCCTCTTCCTACAAGACCTCTGTGTACCGACAGCAGCAGCCTGCAGTGCCCCAAGGACAGCGCCTTCGCCAACAGCTCCAG CAGAGTCAGGGGATGTTGGGACAGTCATCTGTCCATCAGATGACTCCCAGCTCTTCCTATGGTTTGCAGACCTCCCAG ggCTATACTCCTTATGTTTCTCATGTGGGATTGCAGCAACACACAGGCCCCGCAGGTACCATGGTGCCCCCCAGCTACTCCAGCCAGCCTTATCAGAGCACCCACCCTTCTACCAATCCTACTCTTGTAGATCCTACTCGCCACCTGCAACAGCGGCCCAGTGGCTATGTGCACCAGCAGGCCCCAACCTACGGACATGGGCTGACCTCCAGTCAGAG